One Pseudomonas fluorescens genomic region harbors:
- a CDS encoding sulfurtransferase TusA family protein produces the protein MTDAVAHDVELDASGLNCPLPLLKAKMELNKLHSGAVLKVIATDAGSQRDFRTFAKLAGHALLREEDEAGVYRYWLKKA, from the coding sequence ATGACTGACGCTGTAGCCCATGACGTGGAACTGGACGCCAGTGGCCTGAACTGTCCGTTGCCGTTGCTCAAGGCGAAAATGGAACTGAATAAACTGCACAGCGGTGCGGTGCTCAAGGTGATTGCCACTGATGCAGGTTCGCAGCGCGACTTCCGCACATTTGCCAAACTCGCCGGCCATGCGCTGCTGCGCGAAGAAGACGAGGCGGGCGTTTACCGTTACTGGTTGAAAAAAGCCTGA
- a CDS encoding AI-2E family transporter, translating to MFKVLRDWIQRYFSDEEAVVLAVLLFLAFTAVLTLGGMLAPVLAGMVLAYLMQGLVVTLERLRVPGGVAVGLVFALFMGALMLFIVVVLPLLWHQLITLFNELPGMLAKWQSLLLLLPERYPHLVSDEQVLQAIEAARGEIGKFGQWALTFSLSSLPLLVNIMIYLVLVPILVFFFLKDRAMIGEWVRGYLPRERALITRVAQEMNRQIANYIRGKGIEIVICGGVTYIAFIALGLNYAALLALLVGLSVVVPYVGAVVVTVPVLLIALFQWGWSDQFIYLMAVYGIIQTLDGNVLVPLLFSEAVNLHPVAIICAVLLFGGLWGFWGVFFAIPLATLFKAVLDAWPRQEPAVAPLL from the coding sequence ATGTTCAAAGTGTTACGCGACTGGATTCAGCGCTACTTCTCAGATGAAGAAGCCGTGGTCCTGGCAGTGTTGCTGTTTCTCGCCTTTACTGCCGTGCTGACCCTCGGTGGCATGCTCGCGCCGGTACTGGCGGGCATGGTGCTGGCTTATCTCATGCAGGGTCTGGTGGTCACGCTCGAGCGACTGCGCGTACCGGGTGGCGTGGCGGTGGGGTTGGTGTTCGCGCTGTTCATGGGCGCGCTGATGCTGTTTATTGTCGTGGTGCTGCCGCTGCTTTGGCATCAGCTGATCACACTCTTCAACGAATTGCCCGGCATGCTCGCCAAGTGGCAATCGCTGCTGCTGCTGTTGCCGGAGCGTTATCCGCATCTGGTTTCGGACGAGCAGGTCTTGCAGGCCATCGAAGCCGCGCGGGGCGAGATCGGCAAGTTCGGCCAGTGGGCACTGACCTTCTCGTTGTCGAGTTTGCCGTTGCTGGTGAACATCATGATCTACCTGGTGCTGGTACCGATTCTGGTGTTTTTCTTCCTCAAGGATCGGGCAATGATCGGCGAGTGGGTGCGCGGTTACCTGCCTCGTGAGCGCGCGCTGATCACCCGCGTTGCCCAGGAAATGAACCGGCAGATCGCCAATTACATCCGCGGCAAAGGCATTGAAATCGTGATTTGCGGCGGCGTGACATACATCGCGTTTATCGCCCTGGGCCTCAACTATGCGGCATTGTTGGCGTTGCTGGTCGGCTTGTCGGTGGTTGTTCCGTATGTTGGTGCGGTAGTGGTGACCGTACCCGTGCTGCTGATTGCGTTGTTCCAGTGGGGCTGGAGCGATCAGTTCATTTATCTGATGGCGGTGTACGGAATCATTCAGACGCTGGACGGCAACGTGCTGGTGCCGCTGCTGTTCTCGGAAGCGGTGAACTTGCATCCGGTGGCGATCATCTGCGCGGTGCTGTTGTTTGGCGGGTTGTGGGGATTCTGGGGAGTTTTCTTTGCGATCCCGCTGGCGACGCTGTTCAAGGCGGTGCTGGATGCGTGGCCCCGCCAGGAACCGGCGGTGGCGCCTTTGCTTTAA
- a CDS encoding peroxiredoxin yields the protein MAVAIDQPVADFEAPATSGQTVSLSALKGQQVVIYFYPKDSTPGCTTQGQGFRDQYAAFKAANTEVFGISRDSLKSHENFKGKQEFPFELISDKDEAVCQLFDVIKLKKLYGKEYLGVDRSTFLIDKDGVLRQEWRGVKVPGHVDAVLAAAEALNKA from the coding sequence ATGGCCGTTGCCATCGACCAACCGGTTGCCGATTTCGAAGCCCCTGCCACCAGCGGGCAAACCGTGAGCCTGTCCGCCCTGAAAGGGCAGCAAGTGGTGATCTATTTCTACCCGAAGGACAGCACGCCGGGCTGCACCACTCAGGGTCAGGGCTTTCGCGATCAATATGCAGCGTTCAAAGCTGCCAACACCGAAGTCTTCGGCATTTCCCGCGACAGCCTGAAATCGCACGAAAACTTCAAAGGCAAACAGGAATTCCCCTTCGAGCTGATCAGCGACAAGGACGAGGCGGTTTGCCAGTTGTTCGACGTGATCAAGTTGAAAAAGCTGTACGGCAAGGAATATCTGGGCGTTGATCGCAGCACCTTCCTGATTGATAAGGACGGTGTGCTGCGTCAGGAATGGCGCGGTGTGAAGGTGCCCGGGCATGTTGATGCCGTGCTGGCGGCGGCTGAGGCCCTGAACAAAGCCTAA
- a CDS encoding glycine cleavage system protein R — MSTPTVREQFLVISALGANPMELTNVLCRASHENRCAVVTSRLTRHGECSALVLEVSGSWDALARLEGSLSGLAKKHAFTVNVVRSAALENRPQALPYVAYVSSAYRPDIINELCQFFMDHNVELENLTCDTYQAPQTGGTMLNATFTVTLPAGTQISWLRDQFLDFSDAMNLDALIEPWRPQNPM, encoded by the coding sequence ATGTCCACCCCCACAGTTCGCGAACAATTCCTTGTCATCAGTGCCCTTGGCGCCAACCCCATGGAGCTGACTAACGTCCTGTGCCGCGCCAGCCATGAAAATCGCTGCGCCGTGGTAACGTCGCGCCTGACCCGCCACGGCGAGTGCAGCGCGCTGGTCCTTGAGGTCTCCGGCAGCTGGGACGCCCTCGCGCGCCTTGAAGGCAGCTTGTCAGGCCTCGCCAAGAAACACGCGTTCACCGTCAACGTGGTGCGTAGCGCGGCGCTGGAAAATCGTCCGCAGGCCCTGCCATACGTGGCTTACGTCAGTTCGGCCTATCGCCCGGACATCATCAACGAACTGTGCCAGTTCTTCATGGACCACAATGTCGAGCTGGAGAACCTGACCTGCGACACGTATCAGGCACCCCAGACCGGCGGCACCATGCTCAACGCCACGTTCACCGTGACCCTGCCGGCCGGCACCCAGATCAGTTGGCTGCGCGATCAGTTCCTGGATTTCTCCGACGCGATGAATCTGGATGCCCTGATCGAGCCTTGGCGCCCACAAAACCCAATGTAA
- the dapA gene encoding 4-hydroxy-tetrahydrodipicolinate synthase codes for MIAGSMVALVTPMDAQGRLDWDSLSKLVDFHLKNGTHAIVAVGTTGESATLDVEEHIAVIKAVVKQVAGRIPVIAGTGANSTREAVELTRNAKEAGADACLLVVPYYNKPTQEGLYQHFKHIAESVDIPQILYNVPGRTSCDMQAETVIRLSTVPNIIGIKEATGDLKRAKAIIDGVSKDFIVLSGDDPTAVELILLGGKGNISVTANVAPREMADLCEAALKGDADTARAINEKLMPLHKDLFVEANPIPVKWALVEMGLMHEGIRLPLTWLSTPCHETLRSALRQCSVLV; via the coding sequence ATGATTGCGGGCAGTATGGTGGCACTGGTCACTCCCATGGATGCACAAGGGCGTCTTGACTGGGACAGCCTCAGCAAACTCGTGGACTTCCACCTCAAGAACGGCACCCATGCCATTGTCGCCGTCGGTACCACCGGCGAGTCGGCCACCCTTGACGTAGAAGAACACATCGCCGTCATCAAAGCCGTGGTCAAACAGGTTGCCGGCCGCATTCCGGTCATCGCCGGCACTGGCGCCAACTCTACCCGCGAAGCCGTCGAGCTGACCCGCAACGCCAAAGAGGCCGGCGCCGACGCCTGCCTGCTGGTCGTTCCGTATTACAACAAGCCGACTCAGGAAGGTCTGTACCAGCACTTCAAGCACATCGCTGAATCGGTCGACATTCCACAGATTCTCTATAACGTTCCCGGCCGCACCTCCTGCGACATGCAGGCCGAGACCGTGATTCGCCTGTCCACCGTGCCGAACATCATCGGCATCAAGGAAGCCACCGGCGACCTGAAACGCGCCAAAGCGATCATCGATGGTGTGAGCAAGGATTTCATCGTGCTGTCCGGCGATGATCCGACTGCCGTCGAACTGATCCTGCTGGGTGGCAAAGGCAACATCTCCGTGACCGCCAACGTCGCACCGCGCGAAATGGCCGACCTGTGCGAGGCCGCGCTCAAGGGCGACGCCGACACCGCACGGGCGATCAATGAAAAACTGATGCCGCTGCACAAAGACCTGTTCGTCGAGGCCAACCCGATTCCGGTGAAATGGGCTCTGGTCGAAATGGGCCTGATGCACGAAGGCATCCGCCTGCCACTGACCTGGCTGAGCACACCTTGTCATGAAACGCTGCGCTCGGCCCTGCGCCAATGCAGCGTCCTGGTTTAA
- the bamC gene encoding outer membrane protein assembly factor BamC: MKRMAGLSALALIISSTSGCGWVWGPEGYFRDRGSDYLQAQQTAPMQLPPDANTSKRLDPLLPIPRNVADDTATGEYIVPRPQPLSAVADASDYSLQKSGDSRWVVAQHPPAEVWPVAVQFFQDNGFRLDEQRPQTGEFTTTWQHSDELSASMAKRLSAAGIGSDSETRVRVRIEPGVQRNTSEIYVVSAERAAGSTADVEFTNRSVNTGLDAALVDDMLASMSRTSEKGGSVSMLASRDFDTPSRVSLSEDGSGNPVLNVGNDLDRAWSSVGRALEQGEWRVEDINRSLGLYYINLAEKAEKKDDKPGFFSSLFGSAPSKEEVEARAERYQVRLSKVGENIQVTVEKNINTVAPADVARKVLSVIQDNLG; encoded by the coding sequence ATGAAGCGAATGGCCGGACTTTCCGCACTTGCCTTGATTATCTCCAGCACCAGTGGCTGCGGATGGGTCTGGGGGCCGGAAGGTTATTTCCGCGACCGTGGAAGCGATTACCTGCAGGCGCAACAGACTGCACCGATGCAACTGCCACCGGATGCGAACACCTCCAAGCGTCTGGATCCGCTGTTGCCGATCCCGCGTAACGTCGCCGACGACACCGCCACGGGCGAGTACATCGTGCCGCGTCCGCAGCCGTTGTCGGCAGTGGCCGATGCCAGCGATTACTCGCTGCAGAAAAGCGGCGATTCGCGTTGGGTCGTGGCCCAGCATCCACCGGCCGAAGTCTGGCCAGTGGCCGTGCAATTCTTCCAGGACAATGGTTTCCGTCTGGATGAACAGCGCCCGCAAACCGGCGAATTCACCACCACCTGGCAGCATTCCGACGAACTGTCCGCGTCCATGGCCAAGCGCCTGAGCGCAGCCGGTATCGGCAGCGACAGCGAAACCCGCGTTCGTGTGCGGATCGAGCCGGGCGTGCAGCGCAACACCAGCGAAATCTACGTGGTCAGCGCCGAGCGCGCTGCCGGCAGCACCGCTGATGTCGAGTTCACCAACCGTTCGGTCAACACGGGCCTGGACGCTGCGCTGGTCGACGACATGCTCGCGAGCATGAGCCGTACCTCCGAGAAGGGCGGTTCGGTGTCGATGCTGGCTTCGCGTGATTTCGATACTCCGAGCCGCGTCAGCCTCAGCGAAGACGGCAGCGGTAACCCGGTGTTGAACGTCGGCAACGATCTGGATCGTGCCTGGTCGAGCGTCGGTCGTGCGCTGGAACAGGGCGAGTGGCGCGTTGAAGACATCAACCGCAGCCTGGGCCTGTACTACATCAACCTGGCGGAAAAAGCCGAGAAGAAAGACGACAAGCCAGGCTTCTTCAGTAGCCTGTTCGGCAGCGCGCCGAGCAAGGAAGAAGTGGAAGCCCGTGCCGAGCGTTATCAGGTTCGCCTGAGCAAGGTTGGCGAGAACATTCAGGTCACCGTCGAGAAGAACATCAACACCGTCGCGCCGGCTGATGTCGCGCGTAAAGTGTTGAGCGTGATTCAGGACAATCTGGGCTGA
- a CDS encoding MBL fold metallo-hydrolase, whose translation MRFAVLGSGSQGNGTLIASADTYVLVDCGFSLRETEKRLLRLGVHPAQLSAILVTHEHADHVHGVGLLSRRYNLPVYLSRGTLRGMRKPIEPAGFLAGGEQLQIGALNIGVIAVAHDAQEPTQYVFSDLEQRRFGLLTDLGSYCERVLDSYRDLDALMIESNHCRDMLARGHYPYFLKQRVGGELGHLNNHQAAFLVAELGWQGLQHLVLAHLSSKNNMPQLARQCFVDTLGCDPDWLQMADQDSGLDWRHIA comes from the coding sequence ATGCGTTTTGCCGTTCTCGGCAGCGGTAGCCAAGGGAACGGCACGCTGATCGCCAGTGCTGATACGTACGTGCTGGTGGATTGTGGTTTTTCCCTGCGGGAAACCGAAAAACGCCTGTTGCGCCTCGGGGTTCACCCGGCGCAACTGAGCGCGATACTCGTAACCCACGAACATGCCGACCACGTGCATGGCGTGGGTTTGCTGTCTCGGCGCTACAATCTGCCGGTCTACCTCAGTCGCGGCACACTGCGCGGGATGCGCAAACCGATTGAACCCGCAGGTTTTCTGGCCGGCGGCGAGCAACTGCAGATTGGTGCTCTGAACATCGGGGTCATTGCCGTGGCCCACGATGCGCAGGAACCGACCCAGTATGTCTTCAGTGATCTCGAACAGCGGCGCTTCGGCCTGCTGACCGACCTGGGTTCTTACTGCGAGCGGGTGCTGGACAGTTATCGCGACCTCGATGCGTTGATGATCGAGTCCAATCACTGCCGCGATATGCTGGCTCGAGGGCACTATCCGTACTTTCTCAAGCAGCGGGTGGGCGGCGAGCTGGGACATTTGAATAACCATCAGGCGGCATTCCTGGTGGCCGAGTTGGGCTGGCAGGGTTTGCAACACCTGGTACTGGCCCATCTGAGCAGCAAGAACAACATGCCGCAGCTGGCCCGGCAATGTTTTGTCGACACCCTCGGGTGCGACCCGGACTGGCTGCAAATGGCCGATCAAGATTCAGGGCTCGACTGGCGCCACATCGCCTAG